From a single Alkalihalophilus pseudofirmus genomic region:
- a CDS encoding glutathione ABC transporter substrate-binding protein: MIKSKFFRAGVCSIAMALALVGCASEPTSNGEATDETGQGVEAEGGGDLVVAVLSDATSLDPHTSSDVPSGNVQSNIYQTLVKYNTDMELEPLLAEEWTPVEEDVWEFKLREDVYFHDGSEFNAEVVKANVERILDETTASPRAILFEIVEEINVVDDHTIQFKTEQPFAPLPAHMAHYASSMISKEVIDGDNEAVENGEQPGTYVNENPIGTGFFKFDNWQPGDHLVLDNFEDYWGENAKVDKVTFRVVPEDLTRIAELETGSAHIIDPVQPSDLSRVENMAGTEAYVRNAASITYLGFNMEKEPFDNKLVRQAIAMTLDKEAMLNGILDGTGEAAIGPINDTNFGFSEEVDAIERDVEGAKELLAEAGYENGFNTTIWTNDNRERIDIAELTQASLAEIGIDVDIQVVEWGAYLDATTAGEHDMFILGLSLGTGDADYPMHMLFHSDSVGSGNRVFMQDEAFDQMLYEARIEQDEDTRLQMYVEATNYLNEESPMAFLYHPSHIMGVGEGVEGFWSDASGVYQLQDVTIQKK; encoded by the coding sequence ATGATTAAAAGCAAATTTTTCAGAGCTGGTGTTTGTTCTATTGCTATGGCTTTGGCGCTTGTGGGTTGTGCAAGCGAACCAACATCTAATGGCGAAGCGACAGATGAGACTGGGCAAGGAGTAGAAGCAGAGGGAGGCGGTGATCTTGTAGTAGCGGTTTTATCGGATGCTACGTCACTTGATCCACATACGTCTAGTGATGTTCCAAGTGGGAATGTTCAGTCAAATATCTACCAAACACTCGTAAAGTACAACACCGACATGGAACTTGAGCCTTTGTTAGCAGAAGAATGGACGCCGGTTGAAGAGGACGTTTGGGAGTTTAAGCTTCGTGAAGATGTGTATTTCCATGATGGCAGTGAATTTAACGCTGAAGTCGTAAAGGCGAATGTTGAACGTATCTTGGATGAAACAACAGCATCTCCGCGTGCTATTCTTTTTGAAATTGTGGAAGAAATTAATGTAGTAGATGACCATACAATTCAGTTTAAAACAGAGCAGCCATTTGCTCCGCTTCCTGCTCATATGGCACATTATGCATCAAGTATGATCAGTAAAGAGGTTATTGACGGGGATAACGAAGCAGTAGAGAATGGAGAACAGCCTGGTACATATGTAAATGAAAACCCTATTGGAACTGGATTCTTTAAATTTGATAACTGGCAGCCTGGTGATCATCTCGTTCTAGATAATTTTGAAGATTATTGGGGTGAGAACGCTAAGGTAGATAAAGTAACATTCAGAGTGGTACCTGAAGACTTAACACGTATTGCTGAGCTTGAGACAGGATCAGCTCATATTATTGACCCTGTACAGCCAAGTGATTTAAGCCGTGTTGAAAATATGGCTGGAACTGAAGCTTATGTTCGAAATGCCGCAAGTATCACATATCTCGGCTTTAATATGGAGAAAGAACCGTTTGATAATAAATTAGTTAGACAAGCGATTGCGATGACGCTTGATAAAGAAGCAATGCTTAATGGTATTTTAGATGGTACAGGTGAAGCTGCTATTGGCCCAATCAATGATACGAACTTTGGATTTAGCGAAGAGGTAGATGCGATTGAGCGTGATGTTGAAGGGGCGAAAGAACTTCTAGCTGAAGCGGGTTATGAAAATGGATTTAATACAACAATCTGGACAAATGATAATCGTGAACGTATTGATATTGCTGAACTTACACAAGCAAGCTTAGCTGAAATTGGGATTGATGTTGATATTCAAGTGGTAGAGTGGGGGGCATACTTAGATGCTACTACTGCTGGTGAACATGATATGTTTATTCTAGGCTTATCTCTTGGTACAGGTGATGCTGATTATCCTATGCACATGTTATTCCACTCTGATAGTGTAGGCTCTGGTAATCGCGTATTTATGCAAGATGAAGCGTTTGATCAAATGTTATATGAGGCACGTATAGAACAAGATGAAGATACGAGACTTCAAATGTATGTAGAGGCAACAAACTACTTAAATGAGGAATCACCGATGGCTTTCTTATATCACCCATCTCATATTATGGGAGTAGGGGAAGGTGTTGAAGGGTTCTGGTCTGATGCATCTGGTGTATATCAGCTGCAAGATGTAACGATTCAAAAGAAGTAG
- a CDS encoding catalase — protein sequence MSNEREMQNKKDQQLESFRVEDEGKKLTTNQGLKVSEDEFSLKAGERGPTLMEDFHFREKMTHFDHERIPERIVHARGFAAHGEFQVYDSMKEFTKAKFLQDPSVKTPVFVRFSTVAGSKGSAETVRDARGFATKFYTEEGNYDLVGNNIPVFFIQDAIKFPDLVHALKPEPHNEIPQAQSAHDTFWDFIANNQESAHMVMWAMSDRSIPRSFRMMEGFGVHTFRFVNEEGKAHFVKFHWKPVLGIHSLVWDEAQKIAGKDPDFHRRDLWESIENGDYPEYELGVQLISEEDEFNFDFDVLDPTKIWPEEEVPVKIIGKMTLNRNVDNVFAETEQVAFHPGHVVPGIDFTNDPLLQGRLFSYTDTQLIRLGGPNFHELPINRPVCPFHNNQRDGYGRQTINKGQVSYHKNSLAANTPQPASEEEGGYAHYQEKVEGRKVRKRSESFKDHFSQAKLFWNSMSEVEKNHIIEAFSFELGKVQSKSVQQQVVEMFAHVTSDLAKPVAEAIGANLPQSEGSSVTKSSPALSQENTIKKPDTRKVGVIIDNGFNGDEVKQVLNELQSKGIQAEFISDKLGIKKCAGGSEIEIDHTFLTGESVLFDALYVVGGKEVDPSFKDDAVYFIKEAYAHFKPIGATHVGIKWLEEQEIVEKEGVVTGTDMNIFSQNLTGAVMEHRHWNR from the coding sequence ATGAGTAATGAACGAGAAATGCAGAATAAAAAAGATCAACAGCTAGAATCATTTCGAGTTGAAGATGAAGGGAAAAAATTGACAACCAATCAAGGATTAAAAGTTTCTGAAGATGAATTTTCCCTTAAGGCTGGCGAACGTGGTCCAACTTTAATGGAAGACTTTCATTTCCGTGAAAAAATGACTCATTTTGACCATGAACGGATCCCTGAGAGGATTGTTCATGCCCGTGGATTTGCAGCACACGGTGAGTTCCAAGTATATGATTCTATGAAAGAGTTTACAAAGGCAAAGTTTTTGCAAGATCCATCTGTTAAAACACCTGTTTTTGTCCGCTTCTCTACAGTAGCAGGTTCAAAAGGTTCTGCTGAGACAGTTCGAGATGCTCGTGGATTTGCGACTAAATTTTATACTGAAGAAGGAAACTACGATTTAGTGGGTAATAATATTCCTGTTTTCTTTATCCAAGATGCAATTAAGTTTCCAGATTTAGTTCATGCCCTTAAGCCAGAACCGCATAATGAAATCCCACAAGCACAATCAGCTCATGATACATTTTGGGACTTCATTGCAAACAATCAGGAATCTGCCCATATGGTCATGTGGGCAATGTCAGACCGATCCATCCCCCGCAGCTTCCGGATGATGGAAGGCTTCGGAGTCCACACTTTCCGATTTGTTAATGAAGAAGGTAAAGCTCATTTTGTTAAGTTTCATTGGAAGCCGGTGCTTGGTATTCATTCGCTTGTGTGGGATGAAGCACAGAAAATTGCTGGTAAAGACCCCGATTTCCACCGTCGTGACTTATGGGAATCGATTGAAAATGGAGATTATCCTGAATATGAACTAGGTGTTCAGCTTATTAGCGAAGAGGATGAATTTAACTTCGACTTTGATGTACTCGATCCGACAAAGATATGGCCAGAAGAAGAAGTACCTGTGAAAATCATCGGGAAAATGACATTAAACCGTAATGTAGATAATGTATTTGCTGAAACGGAGCAAGTTGCCTTCCATCCAGGACATGTAGTACCGGGAATTGATTTTACAAATGATCCTCTCTTGCAAGGTAGATTGTTCTCCTATACGGATACACAGCTGATCCGCTTAGGAGGTCCTAACTTTCATGAGCTGCCGATTAATAGACCGGTATGTCCTTTCCATAATAACCAGCGAGATGGGTATGGGCGTCAAACGATTAATAAAGGACAGGTAAGTTATCATAAAAACTCTTTAGCAGCTAATACACCACAACCAGCATCTGAAGAAGAAGGAGGCTATGCTCATTATCAGGAGAAGGTAGAGGGGCGTAAAGTTCGTAAAAGAAGTGAAAGCTTTAAAGATCATTTCTCTCAAGCTAAATTATTCTGGAATAGTATGAGCGAGGTTGAAAAAAATCACATTATTGAAGCGTTCAGTTTTGAGCTCGGAAAAGTTCAAAGTAAGTCGGTTCAACAGCAAGTCGTGGAGATGTTTGCCCATGTAACATCGGATTTAGCAAAGCCGGTAGCTGAGGCGATTGGAGCGAATCTACCTCAATCTGAAGGTTCTAGTGTGACAAAATCTTCTCCGGCTCTTAGTCAGGAAAATACAATTAAAAAGCCTGATACTCGTAAAGTTGGGGTTATTATAGATAATGGATTTAACGGAGACGAAGTGAAGCAAGTTCTTAATGAGCTTCAGTCTAAAGGGATTCAAGCAGAGTTTATCAGTGATAAATTAGGCATTAAAAAATGCGCAGGAGGCAGCGAAATTGAAATTGATCACACCTTCCTGACTGGCGAATCTGTATTGTTCGATGCTTTATATGTAGTCGGTGGAAAGGAAGTTGATCCATCGTTTAAAGACGATGCTGTGTACTTTATTAAAGAAGCTTATGCTCACTTCAAGCCAATCGGGGCGACTCATGTAGGTATTAAGTGGCTAGAAGAACAAGAAATTGTAGAAAAAGAAGGAGTAGTAACTGGAACTGATATGAACATTTTCAGTCAAAACCTTACTGGAGCGGTTATGGAACACCGCCATTGGAACCGATAA
- the gvpU gene encoding gas vesicle accessory protein GvpU: MRNDLVLKKDPILEFFVQAANNRGFTLDLTLQIDGCLITGTLMSAKDYFMDLSEGFEDSDDITQAISKQMASASEEAGKSGTEEANYIHLKHADIYYGDSNPIPQSGVRLWRGKLSEVDGFFLGRITNTS; encoded by the coding sequence GTGAGGAATGATTTAGTTCTAAAGAAAGATCCCATTCTTGAATTTTTCGTGCAGGCAGCTAATAACCGAGGGTTTACGTTAGACCTTACGTTACAAATAGATGGTTGTCTTATAACAGGGACGTTGATGTCTGCAAAGGATTATTTTATGGACTTGAGTGAAGGATTTGAGGATAGCGATGATATAACTCAAGCTATATCTAAGCAGATGGCATCTGCAAGTGAAGAAGCAGGAAAAAGTGGAACAGAAGAGGCGAATTATATCCACTTAAAGCATGCTGACATTTATTATGGAGACAGCAATCCTATTCCACAATCAGGCGTTAGATTATGGAGAGGAAAGTTGAGTGAAGTGGATGGTTTCTTTCTAGGCAGGATTACTAATACCTCGTAG